In the genome of uncultured Sphaerochaeta sp., the window GCTGGCCGACCTTGAGCAGCAGCTTGAGGCAAATTCCCGCTATTTCGAGCAGTGGATCGAGAAAAACCTCCTGGAGAACCAGCACCGCTGCCTGGTCACCGTCCGTCCGGATGCCGAACACCAGAAGCGGCAGAATGAGGCCATTGCCAAGTATGCCCAAAGCCTTGCGACGGAATTGGGAAAGAAGGGCCTGAAGCAGTTGATGCAGCAGAACCAACGCTTTTTGCTCTTTGAGCAGGAGTCCGATACCCCTGAAGCCTTGGCGAAGGTGCCGTACCTGCATCTCAGCGACCTTCCCGTCACCGTTCGCACCAATGAACACGAGCTGGTGCTCTCAGGGGGGCAGGACCTGTACATCCGTCCCCTCTTCTGCAATACGATCGTGTATGCCGACTTCGCGGTGCGCTGCGAGGACCTGACCCAGCGGGAGCTGCTCTTGCTGCCGCTCTTCACCCGCATGGTGCAGATGACAGGAATCGGGGACCTCTCCTACAGCGAGGTTTCCCAGAAACTGAAACATCTGACCGGGGACTTCAACCTCTTTGTCGAGATGGGCTCGTCCAATCGTGGGGAAGACACCTTGGTCATGCTGTGCAGGGCCAAGACCCTGTATGAGGATTTTGAGGAGGCCATGCTCTTTATCAGTGAACTGCTGGGCAAGGCGAATGTGACCGACCTGAAGCAACTGAAGCTTGTGTTGAACAACTATCGCACCGATTTTGCAGACAGTGTCACCTACAGTGCCCATAGCTTTGCATCCCTCAGTGCGGCAAGTGTCTTCAGTCCGATCCAATGGGAAGGGGAGCAGCTCTCCGGCCTCCAGCAGTGGTTCTTCCTCGACTCCCTCAAGGATGATGCACTGGCCCCGCTCGCCGAGGAACTGGCATTGCTCCAGAAGAAACTCTACAACCGACGGCGTCTGATCAGCCACCTCAGCTGTGATGAGGATAAGGTAGCTCCGCTTACAGTTGTCTGGGAGCGCTTTGTGCTCTCGTTTACCGAGGGTGAGGAGATTGTGAGAAAAATGCGCTCCTATGAGCAGGTGAGCAAGGGGCTTGTGCATGAAGTACAGCTCTATCGTCTCCCTTCCACCGTCAGTTATGCGGCGTGGGCCATGCGCACCAGTGCCAAGGGTACGGTGTTGCAGGCTGCCCAGGTGGTGCTCGGCCAGTTGCTCAGCACCAATGATTTGTGGGAAGTGGTTCGCGGGCAAGGGGGAGCGTACGGCGTTTCCGCCAACGCGGATGTCATGGAGGAGATGTTTGTCTTCTCGTCCTATCGTGATCCCCGCATTGCCGGCACCTATAGTGATTTCAAACGCATCCTCACCAAATATGCCTCAACGGCTGTTGAGGCGAAACAGATCGAGAACGCCCTGATCACCCTCATCGCAACGGAGATCAAGCCGCTTTCCCCTGCGCAGGACTCCATGTTGGCCTTCCGGCGCTTGCTCTACCGTATCAGTGATGAGTTCAGGGCGCTCAGGCGTGAGCAGTTGCTTAGTGTGGATGGGAAGGCGATCAACGAAGGGGCGCAAGCCTTGCTTGAGCACGCCATTCGTGAGGATTCGTATGTGGTGCTCTCCGGTTCCCAGCTCCTGGAAGCGGAGAAAGAGAAGCATCCTATGCTTGATCGTCCATCTGTCCGCCTGCCGCTGTAGGCCGTTCGCCCCAGATGCGCGCCAGTGAGTTCAGTTCCTTCGGGTCCTTGAGCTTGAGCACCACGCACTGGCGCAGGCTTGCCTGGCTCTTGGCCACATCCTGGGCAAGGGCAAGGCAGGATGGGCATCCGCACAAGCCGCAGTCGATTCCGGGCAGAACGGCAAGGATCCTGTCGACCTTTTCCAGTTTCTGCAAGGCTTTCGACCGATCCTTGTCCAATCCCAACACCTGCTTGGGTTGAGGTGCATCCAGGCAAAGGTTGTTCTCAAACGAGTGTTTCTGTGCAAGGATGCGTTCGGTCAGGTCCTGGGGGAGTTCCTTGGGGAGGTTCGTTGACCAATGCCGCAACTGCTCGGTGGCCAAAAAGCGGTTGCGGACGGTAAGAATTCCCCCGACACACCCTTCGGCACATGCATCTAGCTCAAGAAATTGCAGGCTGGTCTCCTGTTCGTCTTCCAGAATATCGAGAAACTCAATGACATTGTGCATCTCATCAACAGCCAGGGCCCTGCCTTTCTGGTTCGAGCTCTGTCCTTTCACCAGGCTCCAGCGCAAGGCTTTGCGGGTGCAGTGGGGAAAGGTGAAACCGGCCTGCTTGCTTGCATACCGCTCTTTCTCCCGAGCCAGCAGGACACTCACCTGGTTGTAGGCGGTATCGAAATTGATGATCCCATCAAAGAGCCGGTGTTCCTCCGACCCTTCGGTCTTGAACTGGGCAATCTTGGCGGCACAGGGGGTGAAGTAGAAGATTCCCAGGCTCTCCCCAAAGGCAGCCAATTCACTTTTTGCAAAGATGGCGGTGACTTGGGCTGGGGACCTGAGCCGGGACAGGTTTCCCACCAGCAGGGGATAGCGTATCTGGATGAGACGCTGGACTGCCGGGCAGAAGTTGCTGATCAGGGGAAGGGGTTTCTCCTTTTCCTCTGCCTCCAGGACATCCAGGATATCGATGCCGGTTTCCGCCAGATAGATGTGGGTGAAACCGATGTCATACAGGGCGGCAAGCACCTGCGTGACGGTGAGGGTGTCGGGGAACTGGGCAAAGAAGGGGGCGGGTACGATTCCCACCCGGTAGGTGAAGCGCTGCAGCTGGGAAAGCGGGTCCTGTTCGATCCTGATCGCATGGTTGGGACAGACCGCCATGCATTGGCCGCAGTCAATGCAGAGGTCGGCAGAAATCACCGCCTTGCCCTTGGAAATGCGGATGGCCCCGGTGGGACAGCGCTTCATGCAGTGGGTGCACCCCTTGCATGCTTCATTGATGACTTGCAGGGAGTGGTGCAGACTCAAGTCGCTCATATGCTCTCCTTGAGAGAGAAGCCCATGGTGATGTGGGTGTGCTCACCAGCCTTGGTCTTGATGGTGAGGTGGTCGCAATTCTTCTTGATGTTCGGAAGTCCCATTCCTGCCCCATAGCCCAACTCCCTGACTTGCTCGCTGGCTGTCGACCAGCCTTCGGTCATGGCAAGATCGAGATCGGGTATTCCCGGACCGGTATCGATGACCTGGATGGTGATCTTCTCTTCCTCAAGGTCACAGACAATCCTTCCCCCATAGGAGTGGGCGATCACATTGACCTCCGCCTCAAAGACGGCGACCATGATGCGCTTGATCGTCAATGGGTCGATGTTCAGCTGTTTGAGCAATCGTTTCAGATTGCTTGAGGCGACACCTGCCACTGAGAAGTCTTGTGCTGGGACGAGATACTCCTGTCGCATCTCAATATACCGGCTTCAGCCCTTGTGCAAAGAGAAGGCCACTGGTCTTGAAAAGGGAGTATGAGGTGTAGGCCAAGGCGATGTTCAACTCGTTTGCCATGTCGATCATCGTCTGGCTGGGTTTCTTGTTGCGAACCAGGAGGATGTTGGAGATGTCACTCATCTCGGCGGTCCTGATGGCTTGGTTGTTGGATAGGCCGGTGATCAGCAGGATGTCATCCTCGAGGATGGTGAGTACGTCACTCATCAGATCACTGGCAAAGCCTCGTTTCACTTCGTCTTCCAGATGGGACTCTCCGCAGACGAGCACCGCATCTACACATGCAAGGATATCTTTCAGTTTCATGAAGGAGAGTATACCACGCCCAGAGCCTTTGGCGGTAGGGTAAATCCAGTATCCCTTTCTCGCTTTTTGCCTTTCAAAAAGAGAGGTGAGAAGCTATACTGGCGTAAAGAGGAGGTTTTGCGTGAAGTACATCGGAGCATTGGACCAAGGGACCACCAGTACCCGTTTTATTGTGTTTGACGAAAAGGGAACCATTGTAAGCTCCCACCAGCTTGAGCATCAGCAGATTTTCCCCCAGCCCGGTTGGGTCGAACATGATCCTTGGGAGATTTGGGACAATAGCAGCGAATGTATCAGCAAGGCACTCAAGGCGGCAAACCTGAAGGGTAGTGATATCAAGGGCATCGGTATCACCAACCAGCGGGAAACCATTGTTGCCTGGAACCCCAAAACCGGGAAGGTCTGGCACAATGCCATCGTTTGGCAGGACCTCCGGGGTGCAGAGCTCATTGAGCACCTGAAAAAAGAGGTTGAAGCTTCCTATTTGCAGAAGAAGAGCGGACTCATTTTCAGTCCCTACTTTGCCGCCAGCAAGATTGCCTGGTTGCTCGATCATGTCGAAGGATTGAGGGATGAGGCTGAGAAAGGCGATGTGGTCTTCGGTACCATCGATACCTGGCTGGCCTGGAACCTGACCGGCGGCAAGGCTTTGGTGACCGATGTGACCAATGCCAGCCGATACCTGTTGATGAATATCGAGACCTGCCAGTGGGATGATGACCTGCTTGCACTGTTCAACATTCCCAAGTGTGCGCTTCCCTCCATTGTTCCTTCCTCGGGGACAATCTATGCACACACCACCCCCAGCGGACCGTTCCGTTCCGAGGTTCCCGTGTGCGGCATCCTGGGTGACCAGCAGGCAGCCTTGTTCGGGCAAGCTTGTTTTTCGGAAGGATTGGGCAAGAGCACGTATGGGACGGGTTGTTTCCTGTTGGTGAACACCGGCCGCAAGCTGGTGACCAGCGAACAGGGCTTGCTCACCACCGTGGCCTATCAGCTGGGGGATGAGCCTCCCTTGTACGCACTGGAAGGTTCCATTGCGGTTGCCGGTTCGCTTGTCCAATGGGCACGCGACAACCTGAAAATTGTATCAAATCCGCAGGAACTGGACAAACTGGCCTCCTCTGTGCCAGACTGCGGCGGTGTATATATTGTCCCTGCATTCAGTGGTCTCTTTGCTCCCTACTGGAGAAGTGATGCGCGTGGGGTCATAGCCGGCCTTACCGGGTTTGCGACACGAGCCCACCTCAGCAGAGCCATTCTTGAGTCCACCGCATTCCAGGCCCATGACATCTTCAAGGGTATGGAGAAGGACAGCGGCATCAGGATGACGACCCTGAAGGTTGACGGAGGCTTGACGAACAGCACCCCGCTCATGGAGTTCCAGGCCGACCTTCTGGGCATTCCGGTGATCCGGCCCAAGGTGGTGGAAACCACGGCCCTCGGCGCTGCGTATGCAGCCGGGCTTTCGGTTGGGATCTGGAAGGATTTGGACCAGCTCTCCTCCTATTGGCAGGAAGAGAAGCGCTGGGAGCCGAAGATGGACGATGAAGTGCGTCAACAGAAGATACGGTTCTGGAAGAAAGCAGTGAACCGTACCTTGGATTGGGTTACGGAGGAGTAGGAGTACCGAATGGTCCTTGATACGATGCAGTCCATGCTCTCATTTTTGCGGCCCGCCTTGCAGGTGGGTCTGCTTGCATGGCTTTTCTATCGCTTCTACACAACCATTGCCCAGACGAAGGCCCAGCAGATCGTCAAGGTTGTGGTGGTGCTCTTCGCCACCTATGCACTCAGCTACATCCTCAAGCTGGAGGTGCTTCTCTTCTTTTTCCGATACATCAGCATCCCGGCAACCATATTCATCTGCATCGTCTACCAGCCTGAGCTCAGGCGTTCCTTCACCCAGTTGTGGAGCGGAGGAAGCCGACTTTTCCGTATCGGTACGCAGACCACCAGCAGTGACCAGATTGATTCAATCCTCAATGCCTGCAATGTGTTGGTGAACAAGCGCCGCGGGGCCCTGATTGTCTTTCCCCGGCGGCTGGGCATCAAGAACATCATCGACAGCGGCACCAGGATCAATGCCGACCTCTCCACCTCCCTCATCCTGACGGTATTCGACCACGATACACCGCTGCACGATGGGGCGATGGTCATCCAGAGCGGCCGAATCGTTGCAGCCGGATGCTATCTTCCGCTCTCCGAGCAGACGGACATCAAGAAGAGTTTTGGTACCCGACACCGCGCAGCCTTGGGGCTTGCGGAGGAGTCGGATGCCGTGGTCCTGGTTGTCAGTGAGGAGACCGGGGCTATCAGCATGACCTACAATGCAAACCTGTACTACGACCTGGACACCAATACGATCAAGCGCATGTTGCTTGCTCTGTTCAGTTACCACGACATTACTCCCGAGGAGCTCATGCAGGAGGCAGGCAGTGACGAAACTGAGTAAGCATATGCAGTCACTCCTGCTCAATTGGCCGGCCAAGGTCCTCTCCTTGGTGTTTGCCCTCCTGGTGTATGTTTTCATCCAGTACTCGACGCTTGGCGCGAGGGTGGTGACACTCCCCCTTGAGGTGAGCCTTCCTCCTTCGCTTGAGGCCCAAAGCCTTGTGCCAACATCGGTGGAGGTAATCATCCGGGGCGATGAGGATGTCATCTATCTGATCAATCCCAATGCCATAGAGGCTACCATCGACTTCTCCGAGGTGACGGAAGAGGGTATTTCCACTTCCCTGGTTGTGCTCACCTACGATGAACGGGTGTTCGATGGTGCCGGCATCTCTTTGGTCGCCAATCCCAACCAGTATCGGATTCTCTTCGCCCAGAGGAGCTTGCCTTGATGGATATGGGAATCGGCATTGATGTGGTGAACATCGACCGAATGAAACATCTTTCCGAGCATGCCTGCCAGCGAATGTTCCATCCTGAGGAGCTGAAGGAAGCCGAGTTGCTGTCTTCTGAGCGACGGGCTGAGTACCTTGCCGGACGGTTTGCAGCAAAGGAAGCGTTCGGGAAAGCCTTGGGTACCGGCCTTTCGGGGCTGAGCCTGCAGGAAATCCGCGTTGAGCGGCAAAGCGACGGAAGACCGGTGCTTCGTCTGGAGGGCAAGGCTCTCCAATTGCTGGGTGCACGCAAGGCCTTGGTTTCCATCAGCCATGACCAGCCGGTGGCTGTCGCCATGGTGGTGCTGGGCGGAGGCGCTGATGGCCCGTTCTGATTGGAAAAGGCCCGAGCTGGAAATGCTCGGCGAAGGGCTCAGGAGAATTCGGCTCACCGTAAGCTATCATGGAAGTCACTACAGCGGATGGCAGAAACAGTCCAACGCCCTTGCGGTGGCAGAGGTGCTGGAGAAGGCCGTTGAGCAGATGATCGGCGAGCGTGTTGAGATCGTAGGCAGCGGCAGGACCGACAGCGGGGTGCATGCCCTTGGCCAGGTCTGCCACATGGACATCTCCAACCAGAAAGTGCAGGCCTCGGTCTTCCTTTGTGCCCTGAACCGCTTGCTTCCCACCGATATCAGGATTCTGGAGAGCAGTGAGGTGGATGGCTCCTTCCATGCCCGCTACACCACCATGGCACGGATGTACCGCTATTACTTCAAGCAAGAGGCAGAGATGACAGCCTTTGACGACCAGCTGGTTGCAAAGGTGAAGCGCTTCCCCTCCCTTGAGGTGCTCAATGGCTATGCGAAGGTGCTGCAAGGCACCCACGACTTCACCACCTTCACTGCCAGTGGGGATTTGTGCCCAAGCAAGTGGCGTGACATCTATGAGTCCTATTGGTCGTTCGAGACCGACCGATGGGGTCAGCCTTTGCTCAGCTACACCATCTGCGGCAATGCATTTCTCTACAAAATGGTTCGTTCGTTGGTGGGCTCCATGATGGAGTTTGCCGAAAAGGGCGTGCCTGTCGAGGAGTTTTCCGCTATTCTGGAGAGCAAGGAGCGCAGCAAGGCAGGCAGGACAGCCGTGGCTTCCGGGCTCTATCTCTACCGCATCAGTTATGATCGGGATGAATACGCGTGGTTTGAGGAGGTAGGCCATGACAGCTGACCAGGACAAGGCTGAAGCGCTGACCTACGCGCTCAAGCAGTTTGTGAATGTGTGTGATGAGGCTGAGGCTCTTGTGGGGCACAAGCCGCTTTGTGCGACCGAAGTGGATTACGAAGAGCTTGTGCAGTCCATGCTTCCGCAGACCATTGACCCACAGAGTGTACAGGGGACTGGGCTGAAGCAACTACAGCATCTGGTCGAAGGGTGCACCAAGTGCAAGCTCAGCGAAACCCGTACGCATACGGTTTTTGGTGAGGGGGTCATCCCTGCCCGTCTGATGGTCATCGGGGAAGGCCCCGGTGCCGAGGAGGATGCGAGCGGCAGGGCTTTTGTCGGCAAAGCCGGCAAGTATCTGGACAGCTGGCTGGGAGCCATCTCGATGAGCCGGGAGACGAATGTCTACATAGCCAATATTGTCAAATGCCGGCCTCCGGAGAATCGTAATCCCGAAGGCGATGAGGTTGCAGCCTGTCTGCCCTACCTCAAGCGCCAGATTCAGCTGGTGAAGCCCCAGATCATCCTACTTGTCGGGGCAGTTGCCTGCCATGCCCTGCTTCAGACCCCCGACGGGGTGGGGAAGTTGCGTGGTCGTTTCTTCCGTTATGAAGGCATACCGGTGGTTGCCACCTACCATCCTGCAGGGGTGTTGCGCAACGAAGAGCTCAAGCGCCCGGTGTGGGAAGACCTGAAGAAAGTGGCAGCGTATCTGGCAACCCCGCTGAACGGGAGGTCCTGATGCCCAACTTTGTGGAGGTTGTCCTGGACCTTCCGCTGAAAGATCCGTACACCTACCGTATCCCTGATGCACTCAAGACAGCCGTTGGTATCGGTCAGCGCGTGGTTGTCCCCTTCGGCAAGCGGGAGATGACGGCCTATGTGGTCGCTGTCCTGGAGAACTTCGAAGCTTCCTATGAGGTCAGGCCGATCAAACGCGTCATCGACGAAAAACCCTTGTTCGGAGAACAGAACATTGCTTTGGCCCAGTGGATGGCACGCTTCTATCTCTGCAGCCAGGGCGAGGCCTTGAGCATGATGATTCCCGGAGGACGGCGTGACGTCAGTCCCCCTGTCCTTGATGTGGAAGAGGACCTGCTGCTTGAGAAGGTCGAGCATCTCAGTGAAGAGCAACAGAATGCCATTGATGCAATCCTCTCCTCCACCAAGCAGATGCACTACCTCTTCGGAGTGACCGGCAGCGGCAAGAGCGAGGTATTCCTTCGCTGTGCCGAAGCGGTCATAGGGCAGGGCAAGTCTGTCATCTACCTGGTTCCTGAGATTACGCTCACCCACCAACTGGCACGGCAGGTAACCAATCGGTTTGCGAACAAGGTAGCCATCCTTCACTCTGCACTTACTCCCAGCCAGCGGCTCAGGGAGTGGAAACGAATCCTCAATGGCGAGGTTCAGCTGGCCATCGGTGCGCGCAGTGCAGTGTTTGCCCCTTTCCCCAACCTTGGGCTGATCATCCTCGATGAGGAGCATGAGAACAGTTACAAGAGCGGCAACACGCCTCGCTACCATGCACGCCAGGTAGCCCAGAGGCGGTGCCAGACTGAGGGTGCCCTGCTGGTCATGGGCAGCGCCACCCCCTCCCTGGAAGCGTACAGCCTGATGCAGGACGGGTCCCAGGTCCAGGCTCACTACCTGAAGAATCGGGTGGCCGGTGGGAGCATGCCCAAAATGGAGGTGGTCAACCTTGCCTTTGAGAAGTCGGTGATCAGCACCACCCTCAGACAGGCCATCAAGGAGACGCTGGCGTCCAAGCATCAGGTGATCCTTTTTCTCAATCGCAGGGGGTTTTCCTACTTTTTCCACTGCAACAGCTGTGGCTACGAGCTGCGTTGCCCGAACTGCGATGTGTCGCTGACCTATCACAAGAGTACGAACCAGATGGTCTGTCACTACTGCGGCTACCGTGCCGAGCCGATGAAGGTCTGCCCGGAGTGCCGGAGCCTTGATGTCTCCTACAGCGGTTTTGGGACCGAGATGGTGGAGCAAGAGGTGCGCTCTCTCTTTCCCCAGGCCTGCATCGAACGACTCGATACGGACAGTGCAAAAAAGAAAGGGCATGTCGCCAAAGTGCTTTCCGACTTCCGCTCAGGTGAGATTGATATCCTCCTGGGAACACAGATGGTTGCCAAGGGGTTGAATTTCCCCTTGGTGGAGTTGGTCGGTATCGTACTGGCTGACAGCGGGATGAATATTCCTGACTTTCGCGCCCAGGAGCGTACGTTCAGCCTGCTTGTCCAGGTTTCGGGCCGGGCGGGGCGGTACAACGACAAGGGAAGGGTCATCATCCAGACCTTCCATCCGGAGAACCCTGCGATACGGTATGCGCTGGAAGACAACCTTGGGCAATTTTACGAAGAGGAGCTTGCGGTACGCAAGGATACCGGCTTTCCTCCCTTCAGCCGGTTGGTGAATCTGGTCCTGCGTGGTCGCAGCAAGGAGAAAGTGGAACGGGAGTCTGAACTGCTTGAAGAACGGTTCAACCAGTGCGCGAAAGAAGGGAAGACTGAGGTCCTGTGCACCAGTGAGTGCCCCTTGGAGAAGATTGCCTCCAACTACCGGTACCATCTTCTCATCTCAGGACGTGAAGCGAGTGAGACCCACCATCTGGTGGCCACCGTACTGAACACCTACACCCCGCCATCGGGGGTGTATCTTGAGGTTGATCTCGATCCTCTGCAGCTGCTCTAGGCTCTTACCGGTTGAAAAGTGCCTGGGCTTCCTCGGTCACATCGGTCTCATCAAGCTTGCAGAGGGTACAGGTCCTTGGCCCTACCGCCGGAATGGTGATGTTCAGCCTCAAACGCACCAGTGTCCCCACACTGCCCCCGCTGAAATCCATGTCCATCGAACCGTACTGGGGGAAGGTCGGACCGGTCAGTGAGTCCGTGCCATCGATCAGCACCCCATTGGCATTGGTGTAGTTGGTGTAGGTTCGTACAATGGGGTTTGAGCCGCTTTCCGAATAGCCGGATGGGAACGCCCCCCCATTCGCCGCCTTGAAGGTGTCCACCTCCTGGTCGGCAGCATGGAGCTGGTCGAGCAATGCCTGGATCCTGAGTTGGGTTGCAGTGAGGGGAAGTTCATCATCCTCACAGCCGGTGGGCAGCAGAACAAGAGAGAGAGCCAGTACGCATAGGGCAAACCTTCGCATTGCCGTCTCCTTTCAGGTCTGGGTGCGAATCCTCATTGCTCCATCGTGTAGCCTGAGGAACCGATTCACACAGGCGCTGTTGTACATAATAATAAATCTGTCCAAATGATTTGCCTAGATTCCGCCAATCTTTGTCCTGTGGGTGTACAGTTCGTCGTGAAGTTGACCAGAGACATGCGTGTTGGTATAGTTGAATCACTATGTTAGATATTTATACACTAGGTGAAGAGGTGCTTGGAGAAAAGTGCCAACCGATAACCAAATTTGACAGCGGCCTGCGTGTGCTGGTCGATGCCATGTTCGAAACTATGTCCGAAGCCGATGGAGTCGGTCTTGCCGCTCCGCAGGTGGGTGTTCCCAGCCGCTTGTTTGTGATCAACATCCAAGGTGTTGAGAAGCGTGCATACATCAATCCTCAGATCATTGAGACCTCCATCGAGACCGATACGGCAGAGGAGGGGTGTCTCTCCATCCCCGGAGTCTGGCATGATGTCCAGCGGCCTGCCAGGGTTACCATCCAGGCCCAGGACATCGAGGGAAAAGTATTCACCGTGAAGGCGGAGGGCTTGCTTGCCCGTGCCATCCAGCACGAGAATGATCACCTCAACGGGGTGCT includes:
- the priA gene encoding primosomal protein N', with product MPNFVEVVLDLPLKDPYTYRIPDALKTAVGIGQRVVVPFGKREMTAYVVAVLENFEASYEVRPIKRVIDEKPLFGEQNIALAQWMARFYLCSQGEALSMMIPGGRRDVSPPVLDVEEDLLLEKVEHLSEEQQNAIDAILSSTKQMHYLFGVTGSGKSEVFLRCAEAVIGQGKSVIYLVPEITLTHQLARQVTNRFANKVAILHSALTPSQRLREWKRILNGEVQLAIGARSAVFAPFPNLGLIILDEEHENSYKSGNTPRYHARQVAQRRCQTEGALLVMGSATPSLEAYSLMQDGSQVQAHYLKNRVAGGSMPKMEVVNLAFEKSVISTTLRQAIKETLASKHQVILFLNRRGFSYFFHCNSCGYELRCPNCDVSLTYHKSTNQMVCHYCGYRAEPMKVCPECRSLDVSYSGFGTEMVEQEVRSLFPQACIERLDTDSAKKKGHVAKVLSDFRSGEIDILLGTQMVAKGLNFPLVELVGIVLADSGMNIPDFRAQERTFSLLVQVSGRAGRYNDKGRVIIQTFHPENPAIRYALEDNLGQFYEEELAVRKDTGFPPFSRLVNLVLRGRSKEKVERESELLEERFNQCAKEGKTEVLCTSECPLEKIASNYRYHLLISGREASETHHLVATVLNTYTPPSGVYLEVDLDPLQLL
- the def gene encoding peptide deformylase — protein: MLDIYTLGEEVLGEKCQPITKFDSGLRVLVDAMFETMSEADGVGLAAPQVGVPSRLFVINIQGVEKRAYINPQIIETSIETDTAEEGCLSIPGVWHDVQRPARVTIQAQDIEGKVFTVKAEGLLARAIQHENDHLNGVLFIDRLSDEEKEKMVKAYEKRTKGKRRKER